The Thiorhodovibrio litoralis genome includes a window with the following:
- the gatA gene encoding Asp-tRNA(Asn)/Glu-tRNA(Gln) amidotransferase subunit GatA produces MIDQTLGEPIAELAARLRRRELSSRELTAACLARIEQHNPALNAFITVTPEAALADADAADQQLARGEGSPLTGIPIAHKDIFCTQGVRTSCASRMLDNFIAPYDATVVSQLSSAGAVSLGKTNMDEFAMGSSNETSYYGPVKNPWDSTRVPGGSSGGSAAAVAAGLCVAATGTDTGGSIRQPAAFCGITGIKPTYGRCSRWGMIAFASSLDQAGVLARSAADAALVLQAMAGFDSKDSTSAEEPVPDYSSELDASLSGLRIGLPKEFMSPELDSDIAAAVEEAIAVLRQQGAEIKEISLPNSELSVPAYYVVAPAECSSNLARFDGVRYGHRAADPIDLEDLYKRSRGEGFGAEVKRRIMIGTYVLSAGYYDAYYLKAQQIRRLIKQDFQRAFGEVDVILGPTAPTTAFPLGDKTTDPVAMYLNDIYTISTNLAGLPGMSVPVAPVAGLPVGLQLIGDYFAEALLLNVAHQLQRHSDWHLARPPASLTE; encoded by the coding sequence ATGATCGATCAGACGCTCGGCGAGCCCATTGCCGAATTGGCGGCGCGGCTGCGCCGGCGCGAGCTGTCCAGCCGCGAGCTGACAGCCGCCTGCCTCGCGCGCATTGAGCAACACAACCCCGCGCTGAATGCCTTTATCACCGTCACACCCGAGGCGGCGCTGGCCGACGCCGATGCCGCCGACCAGCAACTCGCGCGCGGGGAGGGTAGTCCTCTGACCGGCATCCCGATTGCGCACAAGGACATTTTCTGCACCCAGGGCGTGCGCACCAGCTGCGCCTCGCGCATGCTCGATAACTTCATCGCACCCTATGACGCCACCGTGGTCAGCCAACTGAGTTCGGCGGGCGCGGTTAGCCTGGGCAAGACCAACATGGACGAGTTCGCGATGGGCTCGTCGAACGAGACCAGCTACTATGGTCCGGTGAAAAACCCCTGGGACTCGACTCGGGTACCTGGCGGTTCCTCTGGTGGCTCAGCGGCGGCCGTGGCAGCCGGACTGTGCGTGGCCGCGACCGGCACCGACACTGGCGGCTCCATTCGCCAGCCGGCGGCCTTCTGCGGCATTACCGGCATCAAGCCGACCTACGGGCGCTGTTCGCGCTGGGGCATGATCGCCTTCGCCTCCAGCCTCGACCAGGCCGGGGTGCTGGCGCGCTCTGCAGCCGACGCCGCGCTGGTGCTGCAGGCCATGGCCGGCTTCGACTCCAAGGACTCAACCAGCGCCGAGGAGCCGGTGCCGGATTACTCGTCGGAACTGGATGCAAGCCTTTCCGGGCTGCGCATCGGTTTGCCGAAGGAGTTCATGAGTCCCGAGCTAGACAGCGATATCGCCGCCGCAGTTGAGGAGGCCATCGCCGTGCTGCGCCAGCAGGGCGCGGAAATCAAGGAGATCAGCCTGCCCAACAGCGAGCTTTCAGTACCCGCCTATTATGTGGTGGCACCAGCGGAGTGCTCGTCCAATCTGGCCCGTTTCGACGGCGTGCGCTACGGCCATCGCGCGGCCGATCCGATCGATCTTGAAGATCTCTACAAACGCAGCCGTGGCGAGGGCTTCGGCGCCGAGGTCAAGCGCCGCATCATGATCGGCACCTATGTACTCTCGGCCGGCTACTACGACGCCTACTACCTGAAAGCGCAGCAAATTCGCCGCCTGATCAAGCAGGACTTTCAGCGCGCATTTGGCGAGGTGGATGTGATCCTTGGGCCCACGGCACCGACCACCGCCTTTCCCCTCGGCGACAAGACCACCGATCCAGTCGCTATGTATTTGAACGACATCTACACCATCTCGACCAACCTCGCCGGGCTGCCGGGCATGTCGGTGCCCGTTGCCCCCGTCGCTGGCCTGCCCGTGGGTCTGCAGTTGATTGGCGACTATTTCGCCGAGGCGCTCCTGCTCAATGTCGCCCATCAGCTCCAGCGGCACAGCGACTGGCACCTGGCACGTCCGCCAGCGTCCCTCACGGAGTGA
- the gatC gene encoding Asp-tRNA(Asn)/Glu-tRNA(Gln) amidotransferase subunit GatC: protein MQASEVARIANLAKLAADASELDQYAGELTDILAMVEHMNAIDTTAVEPLAHPLEITQRLRADAVTEPDQREQFQQIAPRTEDGFYLVPRVIE, encoded by the coding sequence ATGCAAGCGTCCGAAGTCGCACGAATCGCAAATCTCGCCAAACTTGCCGCAGATGCGAGCGAACTCGACCAATACGCGGGCGAACTGACTGATATTCTCGCCATGGTCGAGCACATGAACGCAATCGACACGACCGCGGTCGAGCCGCTCGCCCACCCGCTCGAGATCACGCAGCGGCTTCGCGCCGATGCAGTCACGGAGCCGGACCAGCGCGAGCAGTTCCAGCAGATCGCGCCAAGAACCGAGGACGGCTTCTATCTGGTCCCGCGGGTGATTGAGTAA
- a CDS encoding rod shape-determining protein: MFFRRIRGMFSNDLSIDLGTANTLIYVRGKGVVLNEPSVVAIRQDHDGGRKTVASVGEEAKAMLGRTPQNITAIRPMKDGVIADFTVTEKMLQYFIHKVHESRIIRPSPRVLVCVPCGSTQVERRAIKESAAGAGAREVYLIEEPMAAAIGAGLPVAEARGSMVLDIGGGTSEVGVISLNGIVYSQSARIGGDTFDESIINYVRRNYGTFIGEATAERIKHEIGSAFPGSEVREVEVKGRNLAEGMPRSFTLNSNEILEALQEPLSGIVSAVKIALEQTPPELGSDVAERGIVVTGGGALLRDLDRLIAEETGLPVIIADDPLTCVARGGGMALDMIDKRGVDFFVGE, translated from the coding sequence ATGTTTTTTAGACGCATTCGGGGCATGTTTTCCAACGATCTGTCGATCGATCTGGGTACCGCCAACACGCTGATCTATGTGCGCGGCAAGGGGGTGGTTTTGAATGAACCCTCGGTGGTCGCGATCAGGCAGGATCATGATGGTGGGCGCAAGACCGTGGCCTCGGTTGGCGAGGAAGCCAAGGCTATGCTCGGGCGCACCCCGCAGAACATCACCGCGATCCGCCCGATGAAAGACGGCGTCATCGCTGATTTCACCGTCACCGAGAAGATGCTCCAGTACTTTATCCACAAAGTGCATGAGAGCCGGATTATTCGCCCAAGTCCGCGGGTGCTGGTGTGCGTTCCCTGCGGTTCCACTCAGGTTGAGCGCCGTGCCATCAAGGAATCTGCCGCCGGTGCTGGCGCGCGCGAGGTCTACCTGATTGAGGAGCCCATGGCGGCAGCCATCGGCGCTGGCTTGCCGGTGGCGGAAGCGCGCGGGTCCATGGTGCTTGATATCGGCGGCGGTACCTCGGAAGTTGGGGTGATTTCTCTCAACGGCATCGTTTACTCCCAATCGGCGCGCATTGGTGGGGACACCTTCGACGAATCCATCATCAATTACGTGCGCCGCAATTACGGCACCTTCATCGGTGAGGCTACGGCGGAGCGTATCAAGCACGAGATTGGCTCCGCCTTTCCCGGCAGCGAGGTGCGTGAGGTCGAAGTCAAGGGCCGCAATCTCGCCGAAGGCATGCCACGCAGTTTCACGCTGAACAGCAACGAGATTCTCGAAGCCCTGCAGGAGCCGCTGTCCGGAATCGTCAGCGCCGTTAAGATCGCGCTCGAGCAGACACCCCCGGAACTGGGCTCCGATGTTGCCGAACGTGGCATCGTGGTCACCGGTGGAGGCGCGCTATTGCGCGACCTTGATCGCCTCATTGCCGAGGAAACCGGACTGCCGGTGATAATTGCCGATGATCCGCTGACCTGTGTGGCGCGCGGTGGCGGCATGGCGCTGGATATGATCGACAAACGAGGTGTGGATTTCTTTGTTGGCGAGTAG